In a single window of the Callithrix jacchus isolate 240 chromosome 1, calJac240_pri, whole genome shotgun sequence genome:
- the LOC103796330 gene encoding uncharacterized protein LOC103796330 codes for MLASVGGGGGGYSGPGRDARPPPPPAAPRPGGAAPGQPPLRAPPHRARAARPTSAPQAVARRGRRAPPRSAPSRAAPRPAHARRPPLLPRGSAGSARPTVRAPRCPVPTARLGQRLPTKSLRSPSPRGDDETPCPSGSGPFFVTLNTAPAPP; via the exons ATGTTGGCAAGTgttggcggcggcggcggcggttaCTCCGGACCCGGACGGGACgcgcgcccgccgccgccgcccgccgctCCCCGACCTGGGGGGGCCGCCCCGGGGCAGCCCCCCCTCCGCGCGCCCCCGCACCGCGCGCGCGCCGCGCGCCCCACCAGCGCCCCGCAGGCTGTAGCCCGCCGGGGTCGCCGCGCGCCTCCCCGCTCCGCCCCCTCGCGCGCCGCCCCCCGCCCCGCGCACGCGCGCCGTCCCCCGCTTCTTCCGCGAGGGTCTGCGGGGAGCGCGCGCCCGACGGTCCGCGCTCCGCGGTGCCCAGTCCCAACTGCCCGGCTCGGCCAGCGCCTCCCGACTAAGTCTCTACGGTCGCCCTCCCCTCGAG GTGATGATGAAACCCCGTGCCCCAGCGGATCGGGCCCCTTCTTCGTGACCCTGAACACCGCCCCAGCCCCGCCGTGA